The genomic stretch cacaccctgagccgaaggcagatgctcaacggctgagtcacccaggggtcccttttttgagatttttaaaaatttgtgagagagcatgagacagagagagcaccagcagggggggaggagtagagggagagggggaagcagactctctgctgagcagggagtcccatgcggggttccatcccaggaccccacgatcatgacctgagtggaaggcagacgcttaacccactgagccacccaggtgcccctaacctgAATGATTTTATAAGCAGATTCCTCCTACAGCCTCCAGATAAGAGTTCAGCaggccaacaccttgattttgatcTTGTGAGACCCTGTGCAGAGGACCAGCTGAGGCATCCTGGTTTTCTGATCTATAGATCTGTGGGAGAATACATATGCATTCTCAGTTTGTGGTCACTTGTTGGGGCAGTAATAAGAAACAGGAGGACAGCTAGGGCTGGAGGTGATGAGAATTGCTCAGTGGGCAAACAGACAACATCTGAGGGAGGAAAGTGAGCCTGAAGATCTTGGCAAGAGCCGGTGGTGGCATGGCCAGATGTCACTCTCAGGGTTAGGGTTGAGGGGACTTGCCATGATCCTGTCGGCTGAGGCCTGGGGACAGATCCTGAAAGGAGAAAGTGCTGCTAGATGTAAGAACTTTATTTCCATATGGTGCTTGGGGTGGGGTCTGGCTGGGGGGTACATGCAGGTGTTCCCTAGCCCCCACCCTATAGCTGCTGAGAGGGCCTGAGGATGTACAGGAAGTGGGTCTTGCGGGCTGGCAGCTTGGAGTGGGAGGACCCCTGGGTCCCCTCTTCAAGGCTGTCCTCGTGACTCCCCTCCCGGAGCCCATCCCGGATGGCCTGCAGGCGGTGTCGCTTCTCGCTGAGCCAGCGGCCACCCTCCTGAATGTCCTGGTGGGACCTCCGCCGTGGCAGCTTCATTATCCAGAAGGCCACTCGGGGATGGGGTTCTGGGTGGAAGCTGTCGATGGCTTTCGGGACAGGCACCAGGGCTTCCTTCTCCTCTATCTTGGGTACCTGGGGGAAGAAGGACAAGGAAACCTCTCAAATTCCAAATGACAATCCCAGGATGCCAAGTCTTCACTGGCATGTGTAGTCAACCCATTTTGCCACCTACAGGGCTTTGGGAGTTTAAAGCTCATTTTGTCATTTACAAAGCACTGGGTTTACAAGtactttagaattaaaaaaaaaaaaaaaaactgagatttaTAGAATGCTCTGGGACCGAAAGCACATTTCCGagatttcaaaagcattttaggATTAAACATACTCTAAGGTTTAGAAACCAGTTGGAAATGTACAAATCACCTTGGGATTAAAAGCTCTTGGCTTTAGTAAAGCAGGACCATGACTGCATGTGTGATCCTCGATTGAATCCTGGATCAAAGACCAAATCAGCTCTTTAGGGACAGCTTTTGGTCCCTCTTCAGGATATATGAGTATGCCTGAATGTCTATTTGGTCCTTGCTACCCAAAGCGTGGGCtatggaccagcagcatcagcaacaTTTGGGAGTTTGTTAGACATACAAATTAGCAAATCAGacacccagacctactgaatcagagtctGTATTTTTCTGAGAAGTCCTGTAGGAGATTGTTATGGGCTGGATTGTGTCTCcgctcccccaccctccctcctatgttgaagtcctaattccTAGCACCTCataatgtgatcttatttggaaacagggtcacTGCAGATTTTACTAGTTAAGacgaggtcattagggtgggccctaatctagTACAACTGGCGTCCTTATGTAAAGGGGAAATCTGGACACAGAAGTGTACACAGAGAGGTCAtgaaagatgaaggcagagatgggggtggggaggatgctTCTACATTTCAAGGAATGCTAAAGATTTTTCAGCagaccaccagaagctaggggaGAGGCATGGAATGGATTCTTCCTCACAGCCCCAGAAAGAACCAGCTTGATGACACCTTGGTCTTGGAAcacctagcctccagaactgggaaacaatacatttctgtttcagccacccaatctgtggtactttgttatggtagccctagcaaactaacacaGAGATAAAAGTGTGCATATCGATGTGAAATTTCTGGGGTGTAAAAAATGATACTGTGGTCGTGCAGGCGAATGCATTATTCTTTTTGGAGATACCCACTGGAAGATTTAAGGGTGGAGTGTCATGATATCAATCATTTACTGTCACACagttcaaaagtaaaaataaatgtggcaCAATGTTAACAAGTGGTGCATCAACGTAAGTCTAgagacattttgggttgtcacaattggtgggggaggggagatgctACTTCCATCTAGTGGGTGGAGGTAGTGGCTGCTGATAAATGTCCTAAGTGCACAGGatgcacccctcccccagcaaaAGATTACCCAGCCCCAAATGCTAATGGTGCTAACgttgagaaactctgctctaTGGAAAAAGGAATACAGGcttattgtattatatatttttcaactcttctgtggatttgaaaatttaaaaataaaaacctgggtGTGTGTGGAAGACCCACATGGGggttcttaaaatgttttaggataaaaaaaatgttttaggataaaaaaatgttttaggattaaaaaaaagcattttgtggTTAGCGTCACCCTTAGAGGTTTACAAAGATGAGATATACAAACCATTTGGGATTCAAAAAGTATtttggaaccaaaaaaaaaaatcacattttgaagtctggagagagagagagagagagagagagagagagagagagagatctgctTAGCCCTTTGGGatagattaaaaaatacttggaGGTTCGCAGAGTACTTTGAGATCAAAACACATTTTTGGGTTTACAAGGGTGAAGATTACTCAGGACTTGGGATTAAAAGCACTTCTTGGTTTACAAAACTGTCTGGGGTTTACTAAACGAGTGGGAATATATACAAATGAGGTTGTAAATCTCATTTCTGAGAGCTGGTTGGTCCCTTtgacagatgacaaaactgaggccctGTGAGAAGCAGCACCAAACAGTTGAGAGTGTCAACCCATCTTCCCATGTTTGTCAGGGGCATGTCCTAACCTTCCAGTCACCCTCCAAACTCCCCTCTCCCGGCTCAATGGATGCCACCACCTGCTTGGAGATCAGCACCTCTCCTGTTTTGTTGTCTGTCACCTGTGAGGACAggaggagagagtgagagcaaagCCACTatcttcctctgctctcctccccacAGGTACTGCAGCACAAGGGATCATGGGAAGACTCCAGGAAGGACTTCCCGGCATGGGCACCTTGTCGATCTGTAGGTGGCTAGAGAGAGTGTTGTTCCCCAGCCGGTGCTCCTGGTTCTCTTCTTGGTGGTAGTTTCTGGGGAGGCCTCGGAAGTCCATGGGGGCTGAGAAGAAGCTGTCCATGCCCCGCAGCAAGTCATCCTGGGGCCAAAGGAGGGACCATTGATCTGTTGGACCTCAAGACTTCCCAGTAAACGTAAATCTGAAGCCCTACCAGGGTATCCTGGAGGCCTTGCCCCATGTACCTCCCAGctccttctctgtcctctgaGCCTTAGGGCCTAACCAGGTAACTTTCTGCCCCATATCCCATGTGTCCTggctctattctgtcccattatTTTCCTATTCTTGTTCCCGCTCCCTGCCCGCGTCCTGTTGTCTCTATGGCCCCATCATTCCCTTCTCCTTCCGAGTCTCTCTTTCCATTCAGTCTTTTGTCGCTGTCCCCTCTCTGCTTAATTTCCTTCCGCTCTTTCTATCTCACggtctgcctgtccctctctaTTCATCTCTCTCTCGGTCCCCTTGACTCCCCCTCTTCCCGTCTGTCCTGTCTGGCCGCAACCCATCTTCCATTCTGTCTCTCTGAATCCCTGCCAACCCTCACTCCCCATTTGCCATTTGCCGCCGTCCCTCTTTTTACCTCTTCTTACCCCCGCCCCCCTCCGACGCTTGCCATTGCTCACTTTCAGGAAAAGCCGGGTGAAGCCATGGATTAGGCTCTGGAGGCCTAGAAAACCCGAGGAGCTCTCCTGGGCGTCAGCATCGCGGATGGGGGCTGCAGTGGAGGGGGGCAccagggcagaggggagcagcagcagcaggaccagAGGTTGCCACATTGCGGGGCGGGCCGGGAGGCTGTGGCAGCGGTAGGGGTCAGAGTCCCCACACCCTAAATAATCACGCCCCCACCCGAGACCTGCACCCCTTTTTTAATCCCTGGCCGGGGCAATTCCTCACACCCCGCCCACTACCCCCGCCCcgtccttctgcccccaccctcctccatcGCTTCAGGCCCCGCCCCTTcacccaggcccccagctccCCCGGGCGCTGCCTCTCCTGCAAATCTCATTCCTCTGCTTCGCCCACATTCATACCCAGATCTCATTCTTCACCTTCTCCCACGCCCCGCCCCTTCTCCTGGGCCGTGCCTTTACGCTAGACCACAGCCCGGGCACCGGACTCTCAGACTCTGGCGGGCCGTCCACGGACTGTTAAATCTGAACAGTTCTGGTCTCGAGCCCAGACGGGATACCTGGAGCGTTGGATCAGCTCCGCGAGCCTTAGCCTCGCCCCTATTGTCTGACCACGCCCCCATCTGCTGACCTCACCCCCGAGCGGGGCCCGCTATTGGGTGGCCACGCCCTTAAGGGCAAAGCCACGCCTCTACTCGTTAACCACACCTCCGTCGTCAGGCCAGCCCCCGTCGGTTGCCCTCGGCCCCGAAGACCGAGTGTGGCCTGTATTCTCGGATCTTCGTACTCGCGTCCGGCCTCCAATCGCAGATGGCCACGCCCCCTGCTGTAGCGCCGTGCCCCCACACCTGGGCCACTCCTCTTCGCCCCAGATCTCGCCGCCAGGCCCCTCGGTTCCATTCTTAGGCTCCCAGTGCTCAAGAAGAGCCCGGGTCCGAATATTCTGGTTCATCCACTCCTGAGTTTGGGATTTATCTCTGAGAGTTTCTCCGTGTCCTTTCTCGTCTTCTCCGGGTTTTGAAACTATTACTGCATTCAACAGAATGCAATGGAGGGACGCTGAGCTGGAACCCTCTTCGGTTCCTCTAAGAAGCCCCACTCTCTCTGGAAACCTAAATCCAGTCCTATGTTCTATCTTCCAAGGAGTCCAAAATCCAGGCTCCCTTCTGAAGCCCCAGAGTCCGGACCACAGGCCCTTCTGATTCCCTGAGTTTGAATATCCAACTCCAAATCTTTAAGGATCCAGGAGTCCGCTGAGATACCGAGGCTGTCTCCCCACAGGAAACCCTGTTGTCCTAGAAGCCAGTCAAAAACCCATCCTCACTTCAATCTTCAAAAATATACTTGAGGCCGAACAGAAGAGATTTTTTTGTGTTCTTATCACTTCCACATCCGCAACATACAAAGATACTAGAGAGGGTAGTCAAAAGTCCAgactcccagccccctcccctttcAGACCCAGTTTTCTTGGCCCCCATCAACCTCCTCCCTGGGATCTAGGAGTCAGGATCCCCCATCCCTTTCCTCTCCCAGGGATGCAAGCATCTGAGTCCTGAAGTTCCTACCAGGCTCAAGCTAGACTTCACCTTTCCTTTTGCCAAAGCAAAAATCCTCCTCCAAACTGTCACCGTCGGATCCCCCTTCCTTGTGTCCGGCTCGCGGGCCCGCCCCCCCTCCGGTCCCTCCCACTTTTCCCAAACAAAGCTCCCGGGCAACTTTCTCCCTCGcagcgccccgcccgcccgcggctccccagccccaggccggGAGGTAGGAAGGCGCCGGCGGGAGTCGGGGATCCAGCTTTGGGGTGTGTGAGTTGGGGTGGGAAGCTACGCGTTCTGAGTTGCGGTGTTGGTGGGACCGTCTCTGAATTGCTTGCCGCCCTCTTTTTGCCCGGGGGCCCGAGTTTACGCTTGCGACCGAGTCTTAGCGAGGTGTTTGGAACTTTCGCCGGAGTTGGGTGTCTGGTGATGGGTCTGAGTTTGGGATTGTGCACTCGCGAGTGGGTGAGGGCTGGGGACTTTCGCGGGTGTGTCtggggtgtgtgagtgtgtgcggcGGTGTGGGTTTGAGGTGAGAAAGGACCCTGTGCGTGTTTCTGACGGAGTTGGTTTCTCTGTGTCATTTGTGGACGCCTGGTCCTCCTAATGGAGAAAGGAGGCCACCGGGGTGGCCTAGGGCTCGCTACAGTGCTTTCTGGATCTTCAATCTTGCTTCTTCGGAAGTTTGGGGCCTGGGGCGGGAAATTTGTGGGGACCTTTCTTACCCGGCTCCTCCGTCCCTTTGTCTGGCCACATGGGGGAGAGCTGGGCTGGGATTTTGGCCTACGAGGGTCCTGAACGCCTCGGCGCCACTGGGCTCGGCCTGGGGTCTTTGTCTGGACCTGGGCTccagggtctgagggaggagggggatgggagcctggactctggggtcctgggaaagcTGTGGGAGACGTGGAGCCGCCTGGGAGGCGGGATCTGACTGTATTGGAAAAAGTTTTCCCCTGTTCCTGGCCTCCGGAAAGTCACTGGGAACTTGAGTTGGATCCGAGCCCACggcgcagggggaggggagggaaggggcggggccgaCGGCCAGAGGGGGAGGCGCCCTCGCCAGCCAGCCCCTCCCCTGATGGGGGTTGTGGGAAACTGGGGGAGGGGACGCCTGGGCCCTTTGTTCTGGCTCTCCTGATGTCAGGGCGCCCCTGACCCTCCGTTTGTGGTTCTGTGGGTCTTTCCTGGTCTGGGCTTGAGTTTCTGCTCTGAGTCTCTGTTCCTCCTCTTTCTggatttctgtccctttctctctgggtctctgtccccctctctctggacaccccccccccccaccgcagtCCTCCTAGGGTCtgggcccctcctccttcttttctagCAGCTGCTGTTCACATCCTAGCACCTGTTCTTGGGGTGGGACTGAGAAGATCTCATCCACACACCCCCTTCCCTGCAACTAGGCCCCGACTCCTGTCTTCTTTAAACCAGTAATTCATACCCAAAGAAAGGTTTGGGCCTCATGGGCCCtaggcatgattctggggtcttcAAGATTTCACCACAACCCAGGCTCACCTGGAAACATAGAGGACACTTTCACCCTAAGCCGCCCCCAGAAATCCAGCCCGCTCCTGCAGGACCTAGGAGCCTTGGCCCCCAGCATCCTGTTTCCCTCTGATCCAGAAATCCAGCACCCCcactcctccctcagacccagcaATCTGAACTCCCAGCCCCCACGCCCTGAAGTCTCTCcgggggcagaggtggaggggttGGGGAATCTTGCTGAGCTCTGTGTTCCTCCAGGCCCAAATGGGGGAACCCCGGGCTGGGGCCCCCCTGGACGATGGCAGTGGCTGGACGGGAAGTGAGGAAGGAAGTGAGGAGGGCACCGGCGGCAGCGAGGGGGCTGGGGGAGATGGGGGTCCAGACGCAGAAGGTGTGTGGAGCCCAGACATCGAGCAGAGCTTCCAGGAGGCCCTGGCCATCTACCCGCCATGTGGCCGGCGGAAAATCATCCTGTCTGATGAAGGCAAGATGTATGGTGAGTCTGCCCCTCTCTTTGGCCCTGCCCCCCACTGATTAGGACTCAGTAGGAGCCGGCATCGCAATTggcatagatgaggaaactgaggcatggaaggGTTAAGAggtttgcctaaggtcacagaactggtggagctgggatttgaacccaggcggTCGGGCTCCTCTCCCGTAGAGCTGAGGAGATCTGCAGCCCAGTGGCTTGCAGACCTCTGGCAAGCGttgcttctctcttcccccctGGTGTCCTGTGTGTTGGGGAGTCCCGCAAACCTCTGATTCTGTCCCATCTTTGACTCTTCAGGTCGGAATGAACTGATTGCCCGCTACATCAAGCTGAGAACAGGGAAGACCCGGACTCGCAAACAGGTCTCAGGACTGACTTGTGGGGCTCTCTGTGGGGCAGGCTTGTCTTCTCGGGGCCATCCTGGTATGGGCGTGCTCAGGTTCAAGGAGGATCTGGTTCTGTCTTGTTGGCACCTCTGAGAGTATGCTCTCCTGTGCCTGTTTTGGTCTGGATCTCTGACCAGTTGTGTTAGAATCAGAGAGTAAGATAGAGAGACTGAAAGACCCAAAGACAGAAGGCGATGAAGGGTAAGGAGACCCGGATTTGCTGGGTCTGGGGAAGATCGGTAGTGTTACTGAGAAGAGACTAGCCTCTGTGGACACATGTCTGTTGGCATGTGCCTGGGATAGCTAGCATGTTCTATGTGTTTGTCGTCTTTTACGTTCCGGGAGTTCTGGGGGCCACCTGGAGGGTGGGATGGGAGAGGAGATTCAAGGGGTGAGTAGCTGTGGCCTGAATCTGCTTCTCTGTCACTTCCCCCCAGGTCTCTAGTCACATCCAGGTTCTGGCTCGAAGGAAATCAAGGGAGATCCAGTCCAAGCTCAAGGTAGGGACCAGGgcagacacccagagagagggggacagagacccagaaagatggggacagagacccagagagatggggacagagacccagagagaggaggacagagacccagagagagggggacagagatccagagagagggggacagagacccagaaagaaggggacagagacccagagagggggacagagatccagagagagggggacagagaccCAGAGGAGAGGTCAACAGAAATCCAGAGTAAGGGGGACAGGAAGACCCAGAGTGGGTATCGAGAACCAGAGATGGGGCCAGAGTCCCACGGAGAGGTAGGCAGAATGAGGAAGTAGAGATCCGAGGTGAAGGGTTACTGGCCTGACAAGCGGGTGAGGAAGAGATTCTTAGAGAGAGGGGGCCAGAGATGCAGCTCAGGACAGGCAAGAAGGTTTGGGTGTCGGGCCTCTCCTCTGGCTACTgctgtcttccctccctccctctcctcctcctcctcttcctccccctggtgtccttccttccccctcttgtGCCAGGAGGctctcctcttcatctctttctggTTCATTTCCCCATCTTTCAGCCTCTGCCTGCCCTGCCTGTCATTTCCATGTCCAGAAATCCtcattttgtttgaaaatgttcACATCCTTTTTTCTTCATCCATTGGATTTCTGGTTCCCTCTTGGCCTGAGaccctcattttcttctcctctggGTGTGGGTcttttctgcctcttcctttgGATTTGGGAACTATGACTtcctgttccttttattttttctttcttttttggtaccCAGAAGCCTCCCCCTGCTTTATCT from Canis lupus dingo isolate Sandy chromosome 1, ASM325472v2, whole genome shotgun sequence encodes the following:
- the DKKL1 gene encoding dickkopf-like protein 1 isoform X1; protein product: MRSGLPARPAMWQPLVLLLLLPSALVPPSTAAPIRDADAQESSSGFLGLQSLIHGFTRLFLKDDLLRGMDSFFSAPMDFRGLPRNYHQEENQEHRLGNNTLSSHLQIDKVTDNKTGEVLISKQVVASIEPGEGSLEGDWKVPKIEEKEALVPVPKAIDSFHPEPHPRVAFWIMKLPRRRSHQDIQEGGRWLSEKRHRLQAIRDGLREGSHEDSLEEGTQGSSHSKLPARKTHFLYILRPSQQL
- the DKKL1 gene encoding dickkopf-like protein 1 isoform X3 → MRSGLPARPAMWQPLVLLLLLPSALVPPSTAAPIRDADAQESSSGFLGLQSLIHGFTRLFLKDDLLRGMDSFFSAPMDFRGLPRNYHQEENQEHRLGNNTLSSHLQIDKVPKIEEKEALVPVPKAIDSFHPEPHPRVAFWIMKLPRRRSHQDIQEGGRWLSEKRHRLQAIRDGLREGSHEDSLEEGTQGSSHSKLPARKTHFLYILRPSQQL
- the DKKL1 gene encoding dickkopf-like protein 1 isoform X2 produces the protein MWQPLVLLLLLPSALVPPSTAAPIRDADAQESSSGFLGLQSLIHGFTRLFLKDDLLRGMDSFFSAPMDFRGLPRNYHQEENQEHRLGNNTLSSHLQIDKVTDNKTGEVLISKQVVASIEPGEGSLEGDWKVPKIEEKEALVPVPKAIDSFHPEPHPRVAFWIMKLPRRRSHQDIQEGGRWLSEKRHRLQAIRDGLREGSHEDSLEEGTQGSSHSKLPARKTHFLYILRPSQQL